A genomic stretch from Candidatus Neomarinimicrobiota bacterium includes:
- a CDS encoding cytochrome c-type biogenesis protein CcmH, protein MTRLFIAIAFVFSVAVVLGQQDQSGQVVTGTGKDALQRELEYEIMAPCCYGSPVGDHDSEAARQVKAQIARLLAEGKTKEEILDIYVAIYGEQILARPRPQGFNLLAYIMPAAILLLGGLLLVYFISRIKIPATQAARVARKSYSDEFFKRIEKEMQELNI, encoded by the coding sequence ATGACCCGCCTTTTTATTGCCATAGCCTTCGTTTTTTCGGTGGCGGTTGTCTTGGGCCAGCAAGACCAGTCCGGCCAGGTTGTGACCGGAACCGGTAAGGATGCCCTGCAACGGGAATTAGAGTACGAGATTATGGCTCCCTGCTGTTACGGCAGCCCGGTGGGGGATCACGATTCGGAGGCCGCCCGGCAGGTGAAAGCCCAGATTGCCCGGCTGCTGGCTGAAGGCAAGACCAAGGAGGAAATCCTTGATATATACGTGGCCATCTACGGCGAGCAAATCCTGGCCCGGCCACGACCACAGGGCTTTAACCTGCTGGCCTATATCATGCCAGCGGCGATCCTGCTGTTAGGTGGTCTATTGTTGGTCTATTTTATCAGCCGGATAAAAATCCCGGCTACCCAGGCAGCGCGCGTAGCTCGCAAGTCTTACAGCGACGAGTTTTTCAAAAGGATCGAGAAAGAAATGCAGGAGCTGAACATCTAA